The following DNA comes from Acetomicrobium sp. S15 = DSM 107314.
TCGTAAGAGTGCTCGACATTCCAGTTCACCTATTGGTGGCTTCTGTCTTCGCCCTGATCCTGGCGGGGTCTTTCAGTTTGAATGTGGGCCTTTTTGAAGTGGGCATCACGGTGGCCTTCGGTGCAATAGGCTATATTATGAAAAGGCTCGAATATCCTCCAGCACCGCTTGTGCTTGCCCTCGTTTTAGGGCACATGCTTGAAAACTCTTTTAGACAATCGATGATTATGTCCCGAGGTGACATCTCTATCTTTTTTACCCGTCCTATATCTCTCATATTGATCGTCATTGCCGTCGCCGCGGTAGTCATTCCTGCGATTCGAAGCTCCCGAAGGGGAAGCATAAGCCGCACATAATAATAAAATAGCGACATATCCAGTAGGAGCATAAGGGGACAGTTATTTCCTGTTCCCTTATGCTCGATTTTTTCCTACAGAGATAGCCTACCTCGTTCTATAACAAGCTTACCATCCACCCACAGACTGGGAGTAGAGAGCACTCCGTCTAAATGGGTAAGGCTTTTATTTTGACCTCCCAGGGTAAGATTATCGCCCAAGGCAAGGTGAATGCTGCCTAAACGCTTTTTATCCTCGGAGACGGTGGTACCGTGGCGGGCAGCGGGATTGGTACCCACAGCGAACTCGCCTAAGTTCCAAGAGTTAGAATCACCCCGAGCTTTAAGAATAGCCTGCAATCGGCGCGCAGCTTCACTACCCTCGATCGCCACTACCCGTCCATGTTCAAAGCGCCAAATCACTGGCTCATGAAGCATGCCGATCTGGTGCAGTGAAGAGTCCACCACGACAGTTCCTATGGCCGTCCCCTCCACCGGGGCCATAGCTGCCTCGCCATCGGGAAAACAAGCAATGGTGCCAGGACGAAAAACCCCAGAAAGCTCAAAGCAGGGCCGACCAGCTATTGAGAAGGTGACGTTTGTTCCAAGCTCACTGGTAATATGGACCTCTGAACCGGCAGTAAGGAGATCCGACACCGCCTTTGTGATGCGTCCAACCTCAGCATAATCGGCCGTGGCGGCACCGCCTCTGAGTGTAGCCACAGAAATCTCTGGCATGCCAATGTACTTGCAGCCCCTTTTTAGCGCTGTGCGGACAGCATCGGTATGGGCAAACCCCGTCGAAGTGGCAAAGAGCATTAACTCAGCGCCAAGGATCCCTAGGCTTACCACCTGAGTAGGTTCTAAGCCGTGAACTGGTCGACGTACCATCATCGTGATCGTCGGTTCCAGTCCCAGTTCATAGGCTGCAGCCGCTAAGGCTTCAGCTACCTCCGGCTCGACGCCGGTATCGGTGATGATAGCGACCTCCTTAACGCTTTCTTTGTTTAGTTCTACTGGTATGCGTGCGTAGTGTTGCAGAGTAAAATCATGCATTATTTTTGCCCTCCGTCCTTTTAACAATCGGGTATCCCGTTTAATTTTCCTCAGATACATAGTGCTTAATAATTTTTTCAGCTCGATCGATAGCTACAATTCCACAAGCGCAGAGATAGGTCAGCTCTTCAGCTGCTTGTCGCACTGTTTTGTGACCTTTCTTCACTATAGGGATGAGGAGCAACATGCGATCGCCATCACTCTCCCCCGAAGTTTTGCTACTCCACCTTATTTAAGCAAGCCGACCTCTTTGAAGATGCTCGAATAAAGTTCGTTTTGCTTCACAATGGCATCGCTGAATTCTTTAGCTGGTAGATAGCGTGCCGTCACCATGTTGGGTTCAATGTATTCTTTCTGCCAGGTTGGACTTTCGCTCAACTTTTTAAAGGCTGCCTCTAATACGCTCAAAGCATCTTCTGGAATATCTTTTGGTGCCACAATGCCACGGAATTGGAAAAAAACTACGCTCTCATATCCCAGTTCTTCAAAGGTGGGAACCTCTGAAAGCAGAGCCAACCGCTTGTCGCTCGAAACCGCCAATGCTCTGGCTTTCCTGGCTTCAAGCTGGTTCAAGGCTTCACCCGGGTTAGCCCAGCAAAGTTGCACATGACCGCCCAGCAAGGCTACCATAGCATCGCCACCACCTTCAAAAGGCACATAGCTAAACTTCACACCTGCATCTTTCTCTAATAGGGAGGTGCACACTCGGTCGTCAGAAAAACCACTCGCACCACTTATCATCAAGCCCTCGG
Coding sequences within:
- a CDS encoding aminopeptidase translates to MHDFTLQHYARIPVELNKESVKEVAIITDTGVEPEVAEALAAAAYELGLEPTITMMVRRPVHGLEPTQVVSLGILGAELMLFATSTGFAHTDAVRTALKRGCKYIGMPEISVATLRGGAATADYAEVGRITKAVSDLLTAGSEVHITSELGTNVTFSIAGRPCFELSGVFRPGTIACFPDGEAAMAPVEGTAIGTVVVDSSLHQIGMLHEPVIWRFEHGRVVAIEGSEAARRLQAILKARGDSNSWNLGEFAVGTNPAARHGTTVSEDKKRLGSIHLALGDNLTLGGQNKSLTHLDGVLSTPSLWVDGKLVIERGRLSL
- a CDS encoding Bug family tripartite tricarboxylate transporter substrate binding protein, with translation MKKVVMFLLAMILSVALFGHGQMAALAASQYPTKPITLLVPMSAGGGSDVMARAIANVMQKEQILPQPLVVENRPGGSGAIGYTYVAKRVGDPYIIATVSSSFWTTPLAGNSPVSYKDFTAISALAMDPFLLMVKWDAPYKTLDDMLEEAKGKPEGLMISGASGFSDDRVCTSLLEKDAGVKFSYVPFEGGGDAMVALLGGHVQLCWANPGEALNQLEARKARALAVSSDKRLALLSEVPTFEELGYESVVFFQFRGIVAPKDIPEDALSVLEAAFKKLSESPTWQKEYIEPNMVTARYLPAKEFSDAIVKQNELYSSIFKEVGLLK